In a genomic window of Methylobacter sp. YRD-M1:
- a CDS encoding sulfite oxidase heme-binding subunit YedZ — protein MALGKKYWIAIKGCVFLLSLLPFVLLFKAAIQNQLGANPVQALHHGFGDWTLRFLCIGLALAPYKKITGQSWPTRFQRMIGLFAFFYATLHFLVFIVLDLSFSWVAFKDEVSESPYILMGLLTYFLMVPLAVTSTKAMQKRLGTNWKKLHRLIYVIAITAIIHYFWLVKADYSRPLVYALIIFLLLSYRVRLFFLKKTNKKQSLSGSANKPIT, from the coding sequence ATGGCGCTCGGTAAAAAGTACTGGATTGCTATTAAAGGCTGTGTTTTTTTGTTGAGTCTGTTGCCTTTTGTATTGCTATTTAAAGCGGCCATCCAGAACCAGCTCGGAGCAAATCCTGTACAGGCATTGCATCACGGCTTCGGCGACTGGACATTGCGGTTTTTATGCATAGGCTTGGCTTTGGCGCCTTATAAAAAAATAACCGGCCAAAGCTGGCCGACGCGATTTCAGCGCATGATAGGGTTGTTCGCTTTTTTCTATGCCACGTTGCATTTTCTGGTTTTTATCGTCCTTGATTTGTCCTTTTCCTGGGTTGCGTTTAAGGACGAGGTATCCGAGAGCCCTTATATTCTGATGGGGTTGCTGACTTATTTCCTGATGGTCCCGCTGGCGGTCACTTCGACAAAAGCGATGCAAAAGCGCTTAGGGACAAACTGGAAAAAACTGCATAGACTAATTTATGTCATTGCCATTACCGCGATAATCCATTATTTCTGGCTGGTTAAAGCCGATTACAGTCGACCTCTTGTTTATGCCTTGATAATTTTTCTGTTGCTGAGCTATCGCGTGCGGCTGTTTTTCTTGAAAAAGACAAACAAGAAACAATCTCTGTCTGGGTCCGCGAATAAACCCATAACATAA
- the msrP gene encoding protein-methionine-sulfoxide reductase catalytic subunit MsrP gives MLLKVKTNILSSEITGRAVFESRRQFIKAAVAGSAALILPRLADAESGKYADVLTGPYSEPLVPTNYEDVTSYTNYYEFSTNKQDASRLARALKTRPWSVTVEGEVKRPGVYNLEDILKDNPLEERIYRFRCVEAWSMVVPWIGFPLGKMLKRFEPTSNAKFVEFTTLYNPDVMVGQRTSVLEWPYVEGLRIDEAMHPLAILATGMYDDDLPNQNGAPLRLVVPWKYGFKSIKAIVKIRFLENMPDTAWNKRAPTEYGFYANVNPEVSHPRWSQKRERVLGSSIFAAKRNTEKFNGYGEQVASLYAGMDLKKYF, from the coding sequence ATGTTGCTCAAAGTCAAAACAAACATTTTAAGCAGCGAAATCACCGGCCGGGCGGTCTTTGAGTCACGCCGGCAATTCATTAAAGCAGCAGTTGCCGGCTCTGCGGCACTAATACTGCCAAGATTGGCTGATGCAGAAAGCGGCAAGTATGCTGATGTGCTCACCGGACCTTATTCGGAACCTTTGGTGCCGACTAATTACGAAGATGTCACCAGCTATACGAATTATTATGAATTCTCTACCAATAAACAGGATGCATCCAGGTTGGCACGGGCGTTAAAAACCAGACCGTGGAGCGTAACGGTAGAAGGTGAGGTAAAAAGGCCGGGCGTTTATAATTTGGAAGATATTTTAAAGGACAATCCTTTAGAGGAGCGCATCTACCGTTTCCGCTGTGTGGAAGCCTGGTCTATGGTCGTGCCGTGGATAGGTTTTCCGCTGGGCAAGATGCTGAAACGGTTTGAGCCAACCTCAAATGCAAAATTCGTCGAGTTTACAACGCTATATAATCCGGACGTCATGGTCGGTCAGCGAACCAGCGTTTTGGAATGGCCTTATGTGGAAGGACTAAGAATTGATGAGGCCATGCATCCGTTAGCGATTCTGGCTACCGGCATGTATGATGACGATCTGCCTAACCAGAACGGCGCGCCGTTACGCTTGGTTGTGCCGTGGAAATACGGCTTCAAGAGCATCAAGGCAATCGTTAAAATCCGTTTTCTGGAAAATATGCCCGATACGGCCTGGAATAAAAGAGCTCCGACGGAATATGGTTTTTATGCCAATGTCAACCCGGAAGTTTCACATCCCCGCTGGAGTCAAAAACGTGAACGAGTGCTGGGAAGCAGCATTTTTGCGGCCAAACGCAACACTGAGAAATTCAACGGTTACGGTGAGCAGGTGGCATCGCTTTATGCCGGCATGGATCTAAAAAAATATTTCTGA
- a CDS encoding HvfX family Cu-binding RiPP maturation protein encodes MNIRNIDFAALVDEGAVWCRQLSKWLDKAKVLDFLAPLLLRLYLAPVLWMAGTKKIASFSSTVDWFGNPEWGLGMPLPWLMVLLTITVEILGALFLLFGFGVRLITIPLMVVMVVAAVTAHWQYGWLAIAGDSGLFATDRTIAAMERLEQAKSILQQYGDYAWLTEKGNFVVLNNGIEFAATYFIMLLVLFFMGGGRYVSADYWLGRKYMAQGA; translated from the coding sequence ATGAATATTAGAAATATTGACTTTGCCGCCTTAGTGGATGAAGGAGCTGTCTGGTGCCGGCAACTGTCGAAATGGCTAGATAAAGCTAAAGTGCTGGATTTTCTCGCGCCGTTGCTGCTGAGACTTTACCTCGCGCCTGTTCTATGGATGGCCGGTACCAAAAAAATCGCCAGCTTTAGCAGTACTGTCGACTGGTTCGGTAATCCAGAGTGGGGATTGGGCATGCCGTTGCCCTGGTTGATGGTTCTGCTAACAATAACGGTTGAGATTCTGGGCGCTTTATTTTTGCTGTTTGGATTTGGCGTACGCTTGATTACTATTCCGCTCATGGTGGTGATGGTCGTTGCAGCCGTCACGGCCCATTGGCAATACGGCTGGTTGGCAATTGCCGGAGACAGCGGCTTATTTGCGACGGATAGAACAATAGCCGCAATGGAACGTTTGGAACAGGCCAAATCTATACTGCAGCAGTATGGCGATTATGCCTGGCTGACCGAAAAAGGCAATTTTGTCGTGCTCAACAATGGCATTGAATTTGCCGCGACTTACTTCATCATGCTGTTGGTACTGTTTTTTATGGGCGGCGGCCGCTATGTCAGTGCCGATTATTGGTTGGGCCGTAAATATATGGCACAAGGGGCGTAA
- a CDS encoding TIGR03862 family flavoprotein has product MNNYIAQSDYITQQVAIIGGGPAGLMAAEALCLAGIQVDVYDAMPSLGRKFLLAGIGGLNITHSESYDIFCARYGNHQPQLQAYLDRLPPSALRSWVHGLGIDTFIGSSGRVFPTQMKAAPMLRAWLHRLRNAGVRLHVRHRWLGWNADGSLRLTNSRGEISIKPQATVLALGGASWPQLGSDGAWVSWLQARNVEIAPLQSANCGFEVAWSSYLRDKFAGTPLKSVALTFTDAQGHTEQRQGEMMISAHGVEGSLIYAFSQRLREYLNIHGSATFMLDLAPGRDTEKVLAEISKPRGSRSVSSHLQSRLGIAGVKMALLREALSKEQFADMATLAATIKSLPITVRATRPIAEAISTAGGVCFRSLDQNLMLTAIPGVFVAGEMIDWEAPTGGYLLTACFATGLCAGLGVRDWLSHQHPA; this is encoded by the coding sequence ATGAACAATTACATTGCCCAGTCCGATTACATCACTCAGCAAGTTGCCATTATTGGAGGAGGGCCGGCTGGGCTGATGGCTGCTGAAGCGCTTTGCCTTGCAGGTATACAAGTCGATGTTTATGATGCTATGCCATCCCTCGGCCGCAAGTTTTTGTTGGCTGGTATCGGCGGTTTGAATATCACTCATAGCGAATCCTATGACATCTTTTGCGCCCGCTATGGCAATCATCAACCGCAGCTGCAGGCATATCTCGACCGATTGCCGCCGAGCGCATTGCGTTCGTGGGTACACGGGCTGGGCATCGATACTTTTATCGGCAGTTCAGGCCGAGTATTTCCCACACAGATGAAAGCTGCGCCGATGCTGCGGGCTTGGCTGCATCGCCTTCGCAACGCTGGTGTACGCCTGCATGTGCGTCACCGCTGGCTGGGCTGGAACGCTGATGGCTCGTTGAGGCTGACCAATTCGAGAGGTGAAATCTCAATCAAGCCGCAGGCGACAGTGTTGGCGCTGGGCGGAGCCAGTTGGCCGCAACTGGGATCAGACGGTGCTTGGGTGTCATGGTTGCAGGCGCGCAACGTAGAGATCGCGCCATTGCAAAGCGCTAATTGTGGCTTTGAAGTGGCTTGGAGTTCGTATTTGCGAGACAAATTTGCTGGAACGCCCCTCAAATCGGTGGCGCTGACTTTTACTGACGCTCAGGGGCATACCGAGCAGCGGCAAGGCGAAATGATGATTAGCGCCCATGGTGTCGAAGGCAGTCTAATCTACGCGTTTTCGCAGCGGCTGCGTGAGTACTTGAATATCCACGGAAGTGCTACTTTCATGCTTGATCTGGCACCCGGACGCGATACTGAGAAGGTGCTTGCCGAAATCAGCAAGCCCCGCGGATCGCGGTCGGTGTCTAGCCATTTGCAAAGTCGGCTAGGTATTGCCGGCGTCAAGATGGCTTTGCTGCGCGAGGCTCTCAGTAAGGAACAATTTGCCGATATGGCTACGCTGGCGGCGACCATCAAGTCCTTGCCGATCACAGTGCGAGCAACTCGCCCGATTGCCGAAGCGATCAGCACTGCCGGTGGCGTTTGCTTTAGAAGCCTCGATCAAAACCTTATGCTCACAGCTATTCCCGGCGTATTCGTCGCCGGCGAGATGATTGACTGGGAGGCTCCTACCGGTGGGTATCTGCTCACTGCTTGTTTCGCTACTGGTCTGTGCGCGGGATTGGGTGTGCGTGACTGGCTAAGCCATCAGCATCCGGCTTAA